A region from the Aegilops tauschii subsp. strangulata cultivar AL8/78 chromosome 5, Aet v6.0, whole genome shotgun sequence genome encodes:
- the LOC141022517 gene encoding uncharacterized protein, with translation MAEPPMIQDVDGRQGEKKEAEKAAAPDQNQAGDGSTQDGRASGRVGEVEETKDLVDLEEDAAADGAGEEDLRYAAEEEEYDLFGPEAELDDKFAGLTLHGEEEEDLDFSEEVDELISDVHLLALFRVHTTRPFSHAALLKQMRNARAAAQGVTFNIRGPNLFLVQCHCLGDWRKIMDGGPWLFRRAPVVIQEYDGFSDVNEYRLNKIPVWARIKGLPDGLTRKKELAERVASKVGEPPFTVIVNEGRINPASTLRARVYLDVTRPLVRFVPITLKESRRYSVYYEKLPDFCYVCGLIGHVAEECGDGVHDSRKFEWGEWLLWVPEPSADQPTGVRGGSEGGGRGGGRSNRGGRGGRGGSEGRGEGEWNGGSGRTDAPTDMDVMAPLVVEGGGKMVRKRLVSQDGSLNIRGQPMPNLAGRVAGTVLRIEGGASSSGGVPSTPGKVQMVKRRRQGDEGVEMDYTNVAASDGGPRTVMRNVCWNCRGIGDPATFQELRDLVEANDLGYKGLDWTFEKRIVVGDFCRVRLDRALANPSWSAMFPFASLEHLTAAKSNHCPILLSNKLEQSAVRHKLKKPFRYEVVWETDRRFGGALEDMWRSEGLAVSVSAMADKLSAMANSLRIWGRKTFGSIRQELRVLRLRLAALRADPSRKKASARRAKNKISQLEKEDGSLTNDPEEMAQMASSFYSNLYASEGTIGMEEVLSHIPTRVDGAMNVALNKAYSKEEVKDALFQMFPTKAAGPDGFPAHFFSVTGSYVVMR, from the exons ATGGCGGAACCACCGATGATTCAGGACGTAGATGGGAGGCAGGGAGAAAAGAAGGAAGCAGAGAAGGCGGCGGCGCCAGATCAGAACCAGGCCGGGGATGGATCCACTCAGGATGGGAGGGCCTCGGGCCGTGTAGGGGAGGTAGAGGAGACGAAAGATCTGGTGGATTTGGAGGAAGATGCGGCGGCTGATGGGGCGGGCGAAGAAGACCTCCGTTATGCAGCAGAGGAAGAGGAGTACGATCTGTTCGGGCCGGAGGCGGAATTAGATGACAAGTTCGCAGGGCTGACACTCcatggtgaggaggaggaggatcttgATTTCTCTGAGGAGGTTGATGAGCTGATCAGTGATGTGCATTTGCTGGCTTTGTTTAGGGTTCACACGACCCGTCCGTTTAGTCATGCCGCTCTGCTTAAACAGATGAGGAACGCACGGGCGGCGGCGCAAGGAGTTACTTTCAACATCAGGGGGCCAAATCTCTTTTTGGTTCAGTGCCATTGTTTGGGGGACTGGAGGAAGATTATGGACGGAGGGCCTTGGCTCTTTCGTAGGGCGCCGGTGGTGATACAGGAGTATGATGGTTTTTCGGATGTCAATGAGTATAGGCTAAATAAAATACCAGTTTGGGCCAGAATCAAAGGGCTACCAGATGGACTGACAAGGAAGAAGGAATTGGCAGAAAGAGTAGCATCCAAGGTTGGAGAGCCACCGTTCACAGTTATTGTCAATGAAGGCCGAATCAATCCAGCGAGCACACTTCGGGCTCGGGTGTATTTGGATGTGACCAGACCCTTGGTGAGGTTTGTACCAATCACGTTGAAGGAGAGTAGGAGATACAGTGTCTACTATGAGAAGCTTCCGGATTTCTGCTATGTATGTGGTTTGATTGGTCATGTTGCTGAGGAGTGTGGTGATGGTGTTCATGATTCAAGAAAATTTGAGTGGGGTGAATGGCTTTTGTGGGTTCCAGAACCATCAGCCGATCAACCCACGGGAGTGAGGGGTGGCAGCGAGGGAGGAGGAAGGGGTGGAGGAAGAAGTAATCGAGGTGGAAGGGGTGGTCGTGGGGGTTCAGAAGGAAGAGGAGAAGGGGAGTGGAACGGAGGCAGTGGTAGAACAGATGCTCCCACAGATATGGATGTCATGGCCCCGTTAGTGGTGGAAGGAGGAGGGAAGATGGTTCGGAAGAGACTAGTATCCCAGGATGGTTCCCTTAACATCAGGGGGCAACCAATGCCAAATTTAGCAGGGAGAGTGGCGGGTACAGTTTTGAGGATTGAAGGAGGAGCTTCTAGCAGCGGTGGAGTCCCAAGTACCCCGGGTAAGGTGCAAATGGTCAAGAGGAGGAGACAGGGGGATGAAGGAGTAGAGATGGATTACACAAATGTCGCGGCCTCCGATGGGGGGCCACGGACAGTGATGCGAAACGTGTGCTGGAACTGCCGTGGGATTGGCGACCCCGCGACGTTTCAAGAGCTCCGCGATCTCGTGGAGGCTA ATGATCTTGGGTACAAAGGACTCGACTGGACCTTTGAGAAGAGAATTGTGGTAGGTGATTTCTGCAGAGTGCGGCTGGACCGTGCTCTTGCGAACCCGTCGTGGTCGGCTATGTTTCCCTTTGCTTCTTTGGAACATTTGACGGCTGCGAAGTCAAACCATTGTCCTATCTTATTGTCAAACAAACTTGAGCAAAGTGCAGTTCGACATAAACTGAAGAAGCCGTTCAGATACGAGGTCGTTTGGGAGACCGATAGGAGGTTCGGTGGAGCGCTTGAGGACATGTGGAGGTCAGAAGGGCTGGCAGTGTCGGTTTCAGCAATGGCGGACAAATTGTCGGCGATGGCGAACTCGCTGCGGATATGGGGCAGAAAAACTTTTGGCTCTATTAGGCAAGAGCTAAGGGTGCTGCGGCTGAGACTTGCAGCTCTTCGGGCCGATCCATCTCGG AAGAAAGCAAGTGCAAGGAGGGCAAAGAACAAAATTTCACAGCTCGAGAAGGAGGATGGCTCGTTGACTAATGATCCGGAAGAGATGGCGCAGATGGCTAGTAGTTTTTATTCGAATCTTTATGCATCTGAGGGCACTATTGGGATGGAAGAGGTTCTTTCTCATATACCTACAAGGGTTGATGGAGCTATGAATGTGGCTTTAAACAAAGCCTACAGCAAGGAGGAGGTAAAGGATGCTTTGTTTCAAATGTTTCCCACTAAAGCCGCGGGGCCTGATGGGTTCCCAGCACATTTTTTCAGCGTCACAGGGAGCTATGTGGTGATGAGGTAA